The Euwallacea fornicatus isolate EFF26 chromosome 3, ASM4011564v1, whole genome shotgun sequence genome has a segment encoding these proteins:
- the stol gene encoding voltage-dependent calcium channel subunit alpha-2/delta-3 isoform X3: MVLLVIILLALVGPAALEQDEEIPHNEVRNWALQFGVGLWEYGKMKTKMNELHRKYRDVDTAVNRKDGLILIREMALEVKNMMDFKKSAVLRIMDSAEQAALAWRADNAVLPPRYYNAERLNAFAPDGRPAYGTRELVLTPNPHFDHLPVNVSFSTVLTPSRVYDTDVEVGGAIQWSAHLDPLFVSNYEGDPSLAWQFFGSSTGFLRRYPGIAWPPEDLSTLQDSQAVRRPYDFRSSSWYIGAATSPKDLTILLDASGSMAGHRANLARATVDAILDTLTDNDFVNILKFSDTTLVTLPCFKDQLVQATQENIRWLKDSLGTIKQENIANLSSALSAGFDLLQKYNRSGQGCQCNQAIMLVTDGPPLDYDSVFNKYNFPHKPVRVFTYLMGSDSGAASQLHRMACNNRGFYSRIENYESIRSRVLHYIEVLARPMVMYQNDHPIHWTPAYVGGRADSFSDDKVGQLMTTVSTPVFDRRNHSVRVANLLGIVGTDVSIDEIKKLVPPYKLGVNGYSFIVNNNGHILYHPNLKPPRTSEKYEQSLEPQYLSVDLSEVELIENENGPRENHSALLDLRQDMINQKEGETELTLKIHYDDMKRVTTRRYKYFYNSIEGTPFSLGLAIPEGYGMYELAAEQEIKHSQKNVTDYFKGTNWRVHPDWVYCEYTSGTSGEQWFKTAEERVLHFLSRSRRPGWKWMSLRPRSAPLQREHHHFSMKQDKDAYYCDKTLVQSLVMDAMVTESLEKHRPRMDDHQGYDIFSSTTSFVATRSGLLRWNNFTNTHPDEPPFGQNNARAIDESWYQRAVDQHAVEPESFVFSVPFADGPPGSSPVDNVLLTATHAVFIESKGHRAPAAVVGVQYLHSSIAAHFHNITSKCTSSCKKTCASDKLDCYVLDNNGFIIISENNEHTGRFFGQIDGTIMDSLVQDRIYKKVAVYDYQGSCSNSRNPFSGGAVGLEARSSINLVFKFIIHTLFVFLTKLNTAYGTALSYSQEEDDANYDFENYDNGDDLLLNEQNPIQAPPAVDFVPLFESDPLDGVDLGQWGTRPCDRKVDLYALQAERLNTSGQSNPLKGKLTNCHVTGCERPFSVQKIPHSNLILLAVDTLCPCGSKQLSIIPQELAYESKEPSGCVHRPRANLYRKKPPKCINYHPEEIEIKICGKGTTLMMAKISVFLCAMNCLLAFNS, encoded by the exons ATGGTTCTACTGGTAATTATTTTGCTCGCCCTAGTTGGGCCAGCGGCCCTTGAACAGGACGAGGAAATTCCGCACAACGA AGTTCGAAATTGGGCCTTGCAGTTTGGAGTAGGTTTATGGGAATACGGGAAAATGAAAACGAAGATGAACGAACTCCATAGA aaatatcgCGACGTAGACACGGCCGTGAATAGAAAGGATGGCTTAATTTTAATCCGAGAAATGGCACTGGAAGTCAAAAACATGATGGACTTCAAGAAAAGTGCTGTTTTG CGAATAATGGATTCCGCTGAACAAGCCGCCTTGGCTTGGAGGGCGGATAATGCCGTTTTACCTCCTCGGTACTACAACGCCGAACGTCTAAACGCGTTTGCCCCGGATGGTAGGCCTGCATATGGCACTCGAGAGTTGGTACTCACTCCGAACCCACATTTCGACCATCTCCCTGTTAACGTTAGCTTTAGTACCGTCCTCACTCCTTCGAGAGTATACGACACAG aTGTAGAAGTCGGAGGAGCAATTCAGTGGTCAGCCCACTTAGACCCATTATTTGTAAGCAATTACGAAGGCGACCCATCATTAGCTTGGCAATTTTTCGGAAGCTCTACCGGTTTTCTGAGGAGGTACCCCGGGATCGCCTGGCCTCCGGAAGATCTGTCCACTTTACAGGACTCGCAAGCAGTGAGGCGACCTTACGATTTTCGGTCTTCTTCCTGGTACATTGGGGCGGCCACTTCCCCGAAAGATTTGACAATTCTCCTGGACGCCTCTGGATCGATGGCTGGACATAGAGCTAATCTAGCCAGAGCAACTGTCGATGCCATTTTAGACACACTGACTGATAAcgattttgtgaatattctgAAGTTTTCTGATACCACGCTCGTTACTTTGCCATGCTTCAAGGATCAGTTAGTGCAG GCTACCCAAGAGAATATAAGGTGGTTGAAGGACTCTTTAGGGACAATTAAACAGGAAAACATAGCTAATCTTTCCTCGGCGTTATCGGCAGGGTTTGACCTTCTACAAAAG TACAATCGTTCAGGGCAAGGTTGTCAATGCAACCAAGCCATAATGTTGGTCACTGACGGACCTCCCCTGGACTACGATTCtgtgtttaataaatacaACTTTCCTCACAAACCCGTCCGGGTGTTTACTTACTTGATGGGGTCGGATTCTGGGGCTGCAAGTCAATTACATCGCATGGCGTGCAACAACAGAG GTTTCTACAGCAGGATTGAGAACTATGAGTCTATAAGGAGCAGAGTGCTACACTACATCGAAGTGCTGGCCAGGCCGATGGTGATGTACCAGAACGATCATCCAATTCACTGGACACCGGCTTATGTGGGTGGCAGG GCGGATAGTTTTTCTGACGATAAAGTTGGGCAGTTAATGACGACCGTGTCCACCCCGGTCTTCGATCGAAGGAATCATTCA GTACGAGTAGCAAATCTCCTAGGGATTGTTGGTACTGATGTTTCTATCGACGAAATTAAGAAACTTGTGCCCCCTTACAAG CTGGGAGTAAATGGTTACTCCTTCATAGTCAACAATAACGGGCACATTTTGTATCACCCTAACCTGAAGCCACCG AGGACAAGTGAGAAATACGAGCAATCTCTAGAGCCGCAGTATTTATCTGTAGACTTGTCTGAGGTGGAGCTTATTGAAAATGAGAACGGTCCTCGGGAGAATCACAGCGCACTGCTTGAT CTGAGACAAGATATGATCAATCAGAAGGAAGGGGAGACTGAACTAACGTTGAAGATCCACTATGACGACATG AAACGCGTTACAACAAGACGATATAAGTACTTCTATAATAGCATAGAAGGGACACCGTTTTCATTAGGTCTGGCCATCCCAGAAGGATATGGAATGTACGAGTTGGCTGCCGAACAGGAAATCAAGCACAGCCAGAAGAACG TGACAGACTATTTTAAGGGAACCAACTGGAGGGTTCATCCTGACTG GGTATATTGCGAATACACCAGTGGAACATCGGGAGAACAATGGTTTAAAACAGCCGAAGAAAGAGTATTACATTTCCTCTCTAGAAGCCGAAGACCCGGCTGGAAGTGGATGTCTTTAAGACCGCGTTCTGCGCCTTTACAACGAGAGCACCATCACTTCTCAATGAAACAAGATAAAGACGCATATTACT GTGATAAAACTTTAGTGCAATCATTGGTGATGGACGCTATGGTAACGGAAAGCTTGGAAAAGCACAGACCTCGAATGGATGACCA CCAAGGATACGACATTTTTAGCAGTACCACTTCCTTCGTGGCCACTAGGAGTGGACTATTAAGGTGGAATAACTTTACCAATACTCATCCCGATGAACC CCCCTTTGGCCAGAACAACGCTCGTGCCATTGACGAATCTTGGTACCAGCGAGCTGTTGACCAACATGCCGTAGAACCAGAAAGTTTCGTGTTTTCTGTCCCCTTTGCCGATGGACCTCCAGGATCTTCGCCTGTAGATAACGTCCTTTTAACTGCAACGCACGCAGTGTTTATTGAATCGAAAGGACACAGAGCTCCAGCTGCCGTTGTAGGGGTCCAATACTTGCATTCCTCCATCGCGGCCCATTTCCACAATATTACTTCCAAG tgtaCTTCATCATGTAAAAAGACTTGCGCAAGCGACAAGTTGGATTGCTACGTATTAGACAATAATGGATTTATTATCATTTCTGAAAACAACGAACACACGGGCAGATTTTTCGGTCAGATCGATGGAACCATAATGGATTCCTTGGTTCAAGACAGGATCTATAAGAAAGTCGCCGTCTACGACTATCAAGGGTCTTGCTCTAACAGTAGGAACCCTTTCAGTGGCGGCGCAGTGGGACTAGAAGCTCGCTCATCAATAAATCTtgtgtttaaattcattattcaCACTCTCTTCGTGTTCCTGACTAAACTGAACACCGCTTACGGCACAGCTCTGTCATATTCCCAGGAAGAAG ACGATGCTAACTACGATTTCGAAAATTACGACAACGGGGATGATCTACTACTAAACGAGCAAAATCCAATACAGGCTCCGCCAGCAGTGGACTTTGTACCCCTCTTCGAGTCAGATCCCCTCGATGGGGTGGATTTGGGCCAATGGGGCACCCGCCCGTGCGATCGCAAGGTCGATTTGTACGCTCTGCAGGCCGAAAGGTTGAACACGAGTGGCCAAAGTAATCCCTTAAAGGGGAAGCTCACTAATTGCCACGTTACCGGTTGTGAAAG ACCTTTTAGCGTGCAAAAGATCCCGCATAGCAATCTGATCCTCCTGGCCGTGGATACTCTTTGTCCATGTGGAAGCAAGCAACTAAGCATCATACCTCAAGAGTTAGCGTACGAGTCCAAAGAGCCCAGTGGTTGTGTCCATCGCCCGAGGGCCAATTTGTATCGGAAAAAGCCTCCAAAGTGTATTAATTATCATCCAGAG GAAATCGAAATCAAGATCTGCGGCAAAGGAACCACGCTGATGATGGCGAAAATTTCGGTGTTCTTGTGCGCAATGAATTGCTTACTCGCATTTAACTCGTGA
- the stol gene encoding voltage-dependent calcium channel subunit alpha-2/delta-3 isoform X2 has product MVLLVIILLALVGPAALEQDEEIPHNEVRNWALQFGVGLWEYGKMKTKMNELHRKYRDVDTAVNRKDGLILIREMALEVKNMMDFKKSAVLRIMDSAEQAALAWRADNAVLPPRYYNAERLNAFAPDGRPAYGTRELVLTPNPHFDHLPVNVSFSTVLTPSRVYDTDVEVGGAIQWSAHLDPLFVSNYEGDPSLAWQFFGSSTGFLRRYPGIAWPPEDLSTLQDSQAVRRPYDFRSSSWYIGAATSPKDLTILLDASGSMAGHRANLARATVDAILDTLTDNDFVNILKFSDTTLVTLPCFKDQLVQATQENIRWLKDSLGTIKQENIANLSSALSAGFDLLQKYNRSGQGCQCNQAIMLVTDGPPLDYDSVFNKYNFPHKPVRVFTYLMGSDSGAASQLHRMACNNRGFYSRIENYESIRSRVLHYIEVLARPMVMYQNDHPIHWTPAYVGGRADSFSDDKVGQLMTTVSTPVFDRRNHSVRVANLLGIVGTDVSIDEIKKLVPPYKLGVNGYSFIVNNNGHILYHPNLKPPRTSEKYEQSLEPQYLSVDLSEVELIENENGPRENHSALLDLRQDMINQKEGETELTLKIHYDDMKRVTTRRYKYFYNSIEGTPFSLGLAIPEGYGMYELAAEQEIKHSQKNVTDYFKGTNWRVHPDWVYCEYTSGTSGEQWFKTAEERVLHFLSRSRRPGWKWMSLRPRSAPLQREHHHFSMKQDKDAYYCDKTLVQSLVMDAMVTESLEKHRPRMDDHPIGTLLVQLQSQGYDIFSSTTSFVATRSGLLRWNNFTNTHPDEPPFGQNNARAIDESWYQRAVDQHAVEPESFVFSVPFADGPPGSSPVDNVLLTATHAVFIESKGHRAPAAVVGVQYLHSSIAAHFHNITSKCTSSCKKTCASDKLDCYVLDNNGFIIISENNEHTGRFFGQIDGTIMDSLVQDRIYKKVAVYDYQGSCSNSRNPFSGGAVGLEARSSINLVFKFIIHTLFVFLTKLNTAYGTALSYSQEEDDANYDFENYDNGDDLLLNEQNPIQAPPAVDFVPLFESDPLDGVDLGQWGTRPCDRKVDLYALQAERLNTSGQSNPLKGKLTNCHVTGCERPFSVQKIPHSNLILLAVDTLCPCGSKQLSIIPQELAYESKEPSGCVHRPRANLYRKKPPKCINYHPEEIEIKICGKGTTLMMAKISVFLCAMNCLLAFNS; this is encoded by the exons ATGGTTCTACTGGTAATTATTTTGCTCGCCCTAGTTGGGCCAGCGGCCCTTGAACAGGACGAGGAAATTCCGCACAACGA AGTTCGAAATTGGGCCTTGCAGTTTGGAGTAGGTTTATGGGAATACGGGAAAATGAAAACGAAGATGAACGAACTCCATAGA aaatatcgCGACGTAGACACGGCCGTGAATAGAAAGGATGGCTTAATTTTAATCCGAGAAATGGCACTGGAAGTCAAAAACATGATGGACTTCAAGAAAAGTGCTGTTTTG CGAATAATGGATTCCGCTGAACAAGCCGCCTTGGCTTGGAGGGCGGATAATGCCGTTTTACCTCCTCGGTACTACAACGCCGAACGTCTAAACGCGTTTGCCCCGGATGGTAGGCCTGCATATGGCACTCGAGAGTTGGTACTCACTCCGAACCCACATTTCGACCATCTCCCTGTTAACGTTAGCTTTAGTACCGTCCTCACTCCTTCGAGAGTATACGACACAG aTGTAGAAGTCGGAGGAGCAATTCAGTGGTCAGCCCACTTAGACCCATTATTTGTAAGCAATTACGAAGGCGACCCATCATTAGCTTGGCAATTTTTCGGAAGCTCTACCGGTTTTCTGAGGAGGTACCCCGGGATCGCCTGGCCTCCGGAAGATCTGTCCACTTTACAGGACTCGCAAGCAGTGAGGCGACCTTACGATTTTCGGTCTTCTTCCTGGTACATTGGGGCGGCCACTTCCCCGAAAGATTTGACAATTCTCCTGGACGCCTCTGGATCGATGGCTGGACATAGAGCTAATCTAGCCAGAGCAACTGTCGATGCCATTTTAGACACACTGACTGATAAcgattttgtgaatattctgAAGTTTTCTGATACCACGCTCGTTACTTTGCCATGCTTCAAGGATCAGTTAGTGCAG GCTACCCAAGAGAATATAAGGTGGTTGAAGGACTCTTTAGGGACAATTAAACAGGAAAACATAGCTAATCTTTCCTCGGCGTTATCGGCAGGGTTTGACCTTCTACAAAAG TACAATCGTTCAGGGCAAGGTTGTCAATGCAACCAAGCCATAATGTTGGTCACTGACGGACCTCCCCTGGACTACGATTCtgtgtttaataaatacaACTTTCCTCACAAACCCGTCCGGGTGTTTACTTACTTGATGGGGTCGGATTCTGGGGCTGCAAGTCAATTACATCGCATGGCGTGCAACAACAGAG GTTTCTACAGCAGGATTGAGAACTATGAGTCTATAAGGAGCAGAGTGCTACACTACATCGAAGTGCTGGCCAGGCCGATGGTGATGTACCAGAACGATCATCCAATTCACTGGACACCGGCTTATGTGGGTGGCAGG GCGGATAGTTTTTCTGACGATAAAGTTGGGCAGTTAATGACGACCGTGTCCACCCCGGTCTTCGATCGAAGGAATCATTCA GTACGAGTAGCAAATCTCCTAGGGATTGTTGGTACTGATGTTTCTATCGACGAAATTAAGAAACTTGTGCCCCCTTACAAG CTGGGAGTAAATGGTTACTCCTTCATAGTCAACAATAACGGGCACATTTTGTATCACCCTAACCTGAAGCCACCG AGGACAAGTGAGAAATACGAGCAATCTCTAGAGCCGCAGTATTTATCTGTAGACTTGTCTGAGGTGGAGCTTATTGAAAATGAGAACGGTCCTCGGGAGAATCACAGCGCACTGCTTGAT CTGAGACAAGATATGATCAATCAGAAGGAAGGGGAGACTGAACTAACGTTGAAGATCCACTATGACGACATG AAACGCGTTACAACAAGACGATATAAGTACTTCTATAATAGCATAGAAGGGACACCGTTTTCATTAGGTCTGGCCATCCCAGAAGGATATGGAATGTACGAGTTGGCTGCCGAACAGGAAATCAAGCACAGCCAGAAGAACG TGACAGACTATTTTAAGGGAACCAACTGGAGGGTTCATCCTGACTG GGTATATTGCGAATACACCAGTGGAACATCGGGAGAACAATGGTTTAAAACAGCCGAAGAAAGAGTATTACATTTCCTCTCTAGAAGCCGAAGACCCGGCTGGAAGTGGATGTCTTTAAGACCGCGTTCTGCGCCTTTACAACGAGAGCACCATCACTTCTCAATGAAACAAGATAAAGACGCATATTACT GTGATAAAACTTTAGTGCAATCATTGGTGATGGACGCTATGGTAACGGAAAGCTTGGAAAAGCACAGACCTCGAATGGATGACCA CCCTATAGGCACACTTTTGGTACAATTGCAAAG CCAAGGATACGACATTTTTAGCAGTACCACTTCCTTCGTGGCCACTAGGAGTGGACTATTAAGGTGGAATAACTTTACCAATACTCATCCCGATGAACC CCCCTTTGGCCAGAACAACGCTCGTGCCATTGACGAATCTTGGTACCAGCGAGCTGTTGACCAACATGCCGTAGAACCAGAAAGTTTCGTGTTTTCTGTCCCCTTTGCCGATGGACCTCCAGGATCTTCGCCTGTAGATAACGTCCTTTTAACTGCAACGCACGCAGTGTTTATTGAATCGAAAGGACACAGAGCTCCAGCTGCCGTTGTAGGGGTCCAATACTTGCATTCCTCCATCGCGGCCCATTTCCACAATATTACTTCCAAG tgtaCTTCATCATGTAAAAAGACTTGCGCAAGCGACAAGTTGGATTGCTACGTATTAGACAATAATGGATTTATTATCATTTCTGAAAACAACGAACACACGGGCAGATTTTTCGGTCAGATCGATGGAACCATAATGGATTCCTTGGTTCAAGACAGGATCTATAAGAAAGTCGCCGTCTACGACTATCAAGGGTCTTGCTCTAACAGTAGGAACCCTTTCAGTGGCGGCGCAGTGGGACTAGAAGCTCGCTCATCAATAAATCTtgtgtttaaattcattattcaCACTCTCTTCGTGTTCCTGACTAAACTGAACACCGCTTACGGCACAGCTCTGTCATATTCCCAGGAAGAAG ACGATGCTAACTACGATTTCGAAAATTACGACAACGGGGATGATCTACTACTAAACGAGCAAAATCCAATACAGGCTCCGCCAGCAGTGGACTTTGTACCCCTCTTCGAGTCAGATCCCCTCGATGGGGTGGATTTGGGCCAATGGGGCACCCGCCCGTGCGATCGCAAGGTCGATTTGTACGCTCTGCAGGCCGAAAGGTTGAACACGAGTGGCCAAAGTAATCCCTTAAAGGGGAAGCTCACTAATTGCCACGTTACCGGTTGTGAAAG ACCTTTTAGCGTGCAAAAGATCCCGCATAGCAATCTGATCCTCCTGGCCGTGGATACTCTTTGTCCATGTGGAAGCAAGCAACTAAGCATCATACCTCAAGAGTTAGCGTACGAGTCCAAAGAGCCCAGTGGTTGTGTCCATCGCCCGAGGGCCAATTTGTATCGGAAAAAGCCTCCAAAGTGTATTAATTATCATCCAGAG GAAATCGAAATCAAGATCTGCGGCAAAGGAACCACGCTGATGATGGCGAAAATTTCGGTGTTCTTGTGCGCAATGAATTGCTTACTCGCATTTAACTCGTGA
- the stol gene encoding voltage-dependent calcium channel subunit alpha-2/delta-3 isoform X1 has protein sequence MVLLVIILLALVGPAALEQDEEIPHNEVRNWALQFGVGLWEYGKMKTKMNELHRKYRDVDTAVNRKDGLILIREMALEVKNMMDFKKSAVLRIMDSAEQAALAWRADNAVLPPRYYNAERLNAFAPDGRPAYGTRELVLTPNPHFDHLPVNVSFSTVLTPSRVYDTDVEVGGAIQWSAHLDPLFVSNYEGDPSLAWQFFGSSTGFLRRYPGIAWPPEDLSTLQDSQAVRRPYDFRSSSWYIGAATSPKDLTILLDASGSMAGHRANLARATVDAILDTLTDNDFVNILKFSDTTLVTLPCFKDQLVQATQENIRWLKDSLGTIKQENIANLSSALSAGFDLLQKYNRSGQGCQCNQAIMLVTDGPPLDYDSVFNKYNFPHKPVRVFTYLMGSDSGAASQLHRMACNNRGFYSRIENYESIRSRVLHYIEVLARPMVMYQNDHPIHWTPAYVGGRADSFSDDKVGQLMTTVSTPVFDRRNHSVRVANLLGIVGTDVSIDEIKKLVPPYKLGVNGYSFIVNNNGHILYHPNLKPPRTSEKYEQSLEPQYLSVDLSEVELIENENGPRENHSALLDLRQDMINQKEGETELTLKIHYDDMKRVTTRRYKYFYNSIEGTPFSLGLAIPEGYGMYELAAEQEIKHSQKNVTDYFKGTNWRVHPDWVYCEYTSGTSGEQWFKTAEERVLHFLSRSRRPGWKWMSLRPRSAPLQREHHHFSMKQDKDAYYCDKTLVQSLVMDAMVTESLEKHRPRMDDHPIGTLLVQLQSQGYDIFSSTTSFVATRSGLLRWNNFTNTHPDEPPFGQNNARAIDESWYQRAVDQHAVEPESFVFSVPFADGPPGSSPVDNVLLTATHAVFIESKGHRAPAAVVGVQYLHSSIAAHFHNITSKCTSSCKKTCASDKLDCYVLDNNGFIIISENNEHTGRFFGQIDGTIMDSLVQDRIYKKVAVYDYQGSCSNSRNPFSGGAVGLEARSSINLVFKFIIHTLFVFLTKLNTAYGTALSYSQEEGIQPKLSFSSLLVFNRFETISDDANYDFENYDNGDDLLLNEQNPIQAPPAVDFVPLFESDPLDGVDLGQWGTRPCDRKVDLYALQAERLNTSGQSNPLKGKLTNCHVTGCERPFSVQKIPHSNLILLAVDTLCPCGSKQLSIIPQELAYESKEPSGCVHRPRANLYRKKPPKCINYHPEEIEIKICGKGTTLMMAKISVFLCAMNCLLAFNS, from the exons ATGGTTCTACTGGTAATTATTTTGCTCGCCCTAGTTGGGCCAGCGGCCCTTGAACAGGACGAGGAAATTCCGCACAACGA AGTTCGAAATTGGGCCTTGCAGTTTGGAGTAGGTTTATGGGAATACGGGAAAATGAAAACGAAGATGAACGAACTCCATAGA aaatatcgCGACGTAGACACGGCCGTGAATAGAAAGGATGGCTTAATTTTAATCCGAGAAATGGCACTGGAAGTCAAAAACATGATGGACTTCAAGAAAAGTGCTGTTTTG CGAATAATGGATTCCGCTGAACAAGCCGCCTTGGCTTGGAGGGCGGATAATGCCGTTTTACCTCCTCGGTACTACAACGCCGAACGTCTAAACGCGTTTGCCCCGGATGGTAGGCCTGCATATGGCACTCGAGAGTTGGTACTCACTCCGAACCCACATTTCGACCATCTCCCTGTTAACGTTAGCTTTAGTACCGTCCTCACTCCTTCGAGAGTATACGACACAG aTGTAGAAGTCGGAGGAGCAATTCAGTGGTCAGCCCACTTAGACCCATTATTTGTAAGCAATTACGAAGGCGACCCATCATTAGCTTGGCAATTTTTCGGAAGCTCTACCGGTTTTCTGAGGAGGTACCCCGGGATCGCCTGGCCTCCGGAAGATCTGTCCACTTTACAGGACTCGCAAGCAGTGAGGCGACCTTACGATTTTCGGTCTTCTTCCTGGTACATTGGGGCGGCCACTTCCCCGAAAGATTTGACAATTCTCCTGGACGCCTCTGGATCGATGGCTGGACATAGAGCTAATCTAGCCAGAGCAACTGTCGATGCCATTTTAGACACACTGACTGATAAcgattttgtgaatattctgAAGTTTTCTGATACCACGCTCGTTACTTTGCCATGCTTCAAGGATCAGTTAGTGCAG GCTACCCAAGAGAATATAAGGTGGTTGAAGGACTCTTTAGGGACAATTAAACAGGAAAACATAGCTAATCTTTCCTCGGCGTTATCGGCAGGGTTTGACCTTCTACAAAAG TACAATCGTTCAGGGCAAGGTTGTCAATGCAACCAAGCCATAATGTTGGTCACTGACGGACCTCCCCTGGACTACGATTCtgtgtttaataaatacaACTTTCCTCACAAACCCGTCCGGGTGTTTACTTACTTGATGGGGTCGGATTCTGGGGCTGCAAGTCAATTACATCGCATGGCGTGCAACAACAGAG GTTTCTACAGCAGGATTGAGAACTATGAGTCTATAAGGAGCAGAGTGCTACACTACATCGAAGTGCTGGCCAGGCCGATGGTGATGTACCAGAACGATCATCCAATTCACTGGACACCGGCTTATGTGGGTGGCAGG GCGGATAGTTTTTCTGACGATAAAGTTGGGCAGTTAATGACGACCGTGTCCACCCCGGTCTTCGATCGAAGGAATCATTCA GTACGAGTAGCAAATCTCCTAGGGATTGTTGGTACTGATGTTTCTATCGACGAAATTAAGAAACTTGTGCCCCCTTACAAG CTGGGAGTAAATGGTTACTCCTTCATAGTCAACAATAACGGGCACATTTTGTATCACCCTAACCTGAAGCCACCG AGGACAAGTGAGAAATACGAGCAATCTCTAGAGCCGCAGTATTTATCTGTAGACTTGTCTGAGGTGGAGCTTATTGAAAATGAGAACGGTCCTCGGGAGAATCACAGCGCACTGCTTGAT CTGAGACAAGATATGATCAATCAGAAGGAAGGGGAGACTGAACTAACGTTGAAGATCCACTATGACGACATG AAACGCGTTACAACAAGACGATATAAGTACTTCTATAATAGCATAGAAGGGACACCGTTTTCATTAGGTCTGGCCATCCCAGAAGGATATGGAATGTACGAGTTGGCTGCCGAACAGGAAATCAAGCACAGCCAGAAGAACG TGACAGACTATTTTAAGGGAACCAACTGGAGGGTTCATCCTGACTG GGTATATTGCGAATACACCAGTGGAACATCGGGAGAACAATGGTTTAAAACAGCCGAAGAAAGAGTATTACATTTCCTCTCTAGAAGCCGAAGACCCGGCTGGAAGTGGATGTCTTTAAGACCGCGTTCTGCGCCTTTACAACGAGAGCACCATCACTTCTCAATGAAACAAGATAAAGACGCATATTACT GTGATAAAACTTTAGTGCAATCATTGGTGATGGACGCTATGGTAACGGAAAGCTTGGAAAAGCACAGACCTCGAATGGATGACCA CCCTATAGGCACACTTTTGGTACAATTGCAAAG CCAAGGATACGACATTTTTAGCAGTACCACTTCCTTCGTGGCCACTAGGAGTGGACTATTAAGGTGGAATAACTTTACCAATACTCATCCCGATGAACC CCCCTTTGGCCAGAACAACGCTCGTGCCATTGACGAATCTTGGTACCAGCGAGCTGTTGACCAACATGCCGTAGAACCAGAAAGTTTCGTGTTTTCTGTCCCCTTTGCCGATGGACCTCCAGGATCTTCGCCTGTAGATAACGTCCTTTTAACTGCAACGCACGCAGTGTTTATTGAATCGAAAGGACACAGAGCTCCAGCTGCCGTTGTAGGGGTCCAATACTTGCATTCCTCCATCGCGGCCCATTTCCACAATATTACTTCCAAG tgtaCTTCATCATGTAAAAAGACTTGCGCAAGCGACAAGTTGGATTGCTACGTATTAGACAATAATGGATTTATTATCATTTCTGAAAACAACGAACACACGGGCAGATTTTTCGGTCAGATCGATGGAACCATAATGGATTCCTTGGTTCAAGACAGGATCTATAAGAAAGTCGCCGTCTACGACTATCAAGGGTCTTGCTCTAACAGTAGGAACCCTTTCAGTGGCGGCGCAGTGGGACTAGAAGCTCGCTCATCAATAAATCTtgtgtttaaattcattattcaCACTCTCTTCGTGTTCCTGACTAAACTGAACACCGCTTACGGCACAGCTCTGTCATATTCCCAGGAAGAAGGTATTCAACCCAAATTATCATTCTCATCTCTTCTGGTATTTAATAGATTCGAAACCATTTCAGACGATGCTAACTACGATTTCGAAAATTACGACAACGGGGATGATCTACTACTAAACGAGCAAAATCCAATACAGGCTCCGCCAGCAGTGGACTTTGTACCCCTCTTCGAGTCAGATCCCCTCGATGGGGTGGATTTGGGCCAATGGGGCACCCGCCCGTGCGATCGCAAGGTCGATTTGTACGCTCTGCAGGCCGAAAGGTTGAACACGAGTGGCCAAAGTAATCCCTTAAAGGGGAAGCTCACTAATTGCCACGTTACCGGTTGTGAAAG ACCTTTTAGCGTGCAAAAGATCCCGCATAGCAATCTGATCCTCCTGGCCGTGGATACTCTTTGTCCATGTGGAAGCAAGCAACTAAGCATCATACCTCAAGAGTTAGCGTACGAGTCCAAAGAGCCCAGTGGTTGTGTCCATCGCCCGAGGGCCAATTTGTATCGGAAAAAGCCTCCAAAGTGTATTAATTATCATCCAGAG GAAATCGAAATCAAGATCTGCGGCAAAGGAACCACGCTGATGATGGCGAAAATTTCGGTGTTCTTGTGCGCAATGAATTGCTTACTCGCATTTAACTCGTGA